A genomic region of uncultured Roseibium sp. contains the following coding sequences:
- a CDS encoding VWA domain-containing protein, whose protein sequence is MIEFDQPLAFLMLPLPLLVFFLLPAHKERVSSVRFPYFRSIASAAGQQPTSGSVVISRSRLQSLAALLVWCLVVFALAQPVRVGDPIVQEKAARDVMLAIDISGSMDQVDFPSSGGERAQRLDAVKRVVGDFISERDGDRIALIVFGSKAYIQAPFTEDLSSVRALLDQTEVGMAGPQTVVGDAIGLAIKTFQASQIEERLLILLSDGADTGSRMTPINAAGVAAKEGIDIVTIGVGDPAGTGEQRLDEQSLKDIANAAGGQYFFASDENALNEIYTRIDALAPRAVDTASYRPRDALGPYFLGLAVLIGLVALGTMVLGSSMRRTA, encoded by the coding sequence ATGATTGAATTCGACCAGCCCCTTGCCTTTCTGATGCTGCCGCTGCCACTGCTGGTCTTTTTTCTTCTGCCTGCGCACAAGGAGCGCGTTTCCTCGGTGCGCTTCCCGTATTTCCGGAGCATTGCTTCGGCGGCCGGGCAGCAGCCAACGTCCGGTTCCGTGGTGATCAGCCGCTCGCGCCTGCAATCCCTGGCTGCCTTGCTGGTCTGGTGCCTGGTTGTCTTTGCGCTTGCACAGCCCGTGCGCGTCGGCGATCCGATCGTGCAGGAAAAGGCAGCGCGTGACGTGATGCTGGCGATCGACATTTCGGGGTCCATGGATCAGGTCGACTTTCCCTCCAGCGGCGGCGAAAGGGCGCAACGGCTCGACGCCGTCAAACGCGTCGTCGGCGACTTCATTTCCGAACGGGACGGCGACCGGATCGCCCTGATCGTTTTCGGGTCAAAGGCCTATATACAGGCGCCCTTTACCGAAGACCTCTCGTCCGTCCGTGCCCTGCTTGACCAGACCGAAGTCGGTATGGCCGGTCCGCAGACCGTCGTCGGAGACGCCATCGGGCTCGCGATCAAGACCTTTCAGGCCAGTCAGATCGAAGAACGGCTGCTGATACTGCTCAGTGACGGAGCGGACACGGGCAGCCGGATGACGCCCATCAATGCCGCAGGCGTTGCCGCAAAGGAGGGTATCGACATCGTCACGATCGGTGTCGGCGACCCAGCTGGCACCGGAGAGCAGCGGCTTGACGAACAAAGCCTGAAAGACATTGCGAACGCTGCCGGCGGACAGTACTTCTTCGCCAGTGACGAAAACGCACTGAACGAAATTTACACCAGAATAGATGCGCTCGCCCCGCGCGCGGTTGATACGGCCAGCTATCGACCAAGGGATGCACTCGGCCCGTACTTTCTCGGGCTTGCGGTGCTGATCGGATTGGTCGCGCTCGGAACGATGGTGCTCGGTTCCTCCATGAGGAGAACCGCATGA
- a CDS encoding DUF4381 domain-containing protein, with the protein MNEEWKGLNLAELIELLEPVPEPAPISMAPQTMGWVWLGLVLLLLCAALTRILVQRWRRDAYRRAALAELGTSAQDASSLARLVRRTALAAYPRSAVASLFGNSWLTFLDDAYGGSGFSNGPGKVLSTAPYQQEPAGEPLRLLVKEWIKRHRRELPDD; encoded by the coding sequence ATGAATGAGGAGTGGAAAGGCCTGAACCTGGCCGAGTTGATAGAGCTCCTGGAGCCTGTTCCGGAACCGGCGCCGATTTCGATGGCCCCTCAGACGATGGGCTGGGTCTGGCTTGGACTGGTTCTGCTGTTGCTTTGCGCCGCGCTCACCCGGATTTTGGTTCAACGTTGGCGCCGGGATGCTTACCGACGCGCGGCTCTGGCTGAACTCGGAACGTCCGCGCAGGATGCGTCATCCCTCGCCCGTCTTGTCCGGCGCACGGCGCTTGCCGCCTATCCCCGATCGGCCGTCGCTTCGCTTTTCGGCAACAGCTGGCTGACGTTTCTCGACGACGCCTATGGCGGCAGCGGATTTTCCAACGGCCCGGGAAAGGTTCTTTCCACGGCGCCCTACCAGCAGGAGCCGGCAGGTGAACCCCTCAGACTGCTTGTGAAAGAGTGGATCAAGCGACACCGGAGAGAGCTTCCGGATGATTGA
- a CDS encoding DUF58 domain-containing protein produces the protein MRDASARSRTGLKTSAVPEHEQIDTRVRVNLQHLRSFEGRARKLTLLPRQPVSSVLNGRHASRLRGRGLNFEELRGYLPGDDPRTIDWKVTARTGEPHVRVYSEERDRPALLVVDQRMSMFFGTRLNMKSVTAAEAAALVAFRVLDQGDRVGAVIFGDGHVSEFRPKRGRTAVNRFLTALDRANRMLHAEAPRADHPLFLNQPLASVARIARRDHLVIVISDFDGLDARTGKLVGTIARHNDVILCPVTDPISEDVPRNMKLVVSDGELQVELDTGTTDTYRKLSDFASGRIAEILKWQQKYGTPVLPLSAGSDTVEQMRRLMGLRSRPREAADE, from the coding sequence ATGCGTGATGCCTCTGCAAGGTCCCGCACAGGTCTGAAAACAAGCGCTGTTCCGGAGCATGAACAGATCGATACCCGGGTAAGGGTCAACCTGCAGCATTTGCGGTCCTTTGAAGGCCGGGCCAGGAAGCTTACCCTGCTCCCGCGGCAGCCGGTTTCAAGCGTGTTGAATGGACGGCATGCCTCCAGGCTGCGCGGTAGAGGCCTCAATTTCGAGGAGTTGCGGGGCTACCTGCCGGGAGACGATCCGCGAACGATAGACTGGAAGGTCACGGCAAGGACGGGTGAGCCCCATGTCAGGGTCTACAGCGAAGAACGCGACCGCCCGGCATTGCTCGTCGTCGACCAGCGCATGTCGATGTTTTTCGGAACCCGGCTGAACATGAAGTCCGTGACCGCTGCAGAGGCGGCGGCTCTTGTTGCCTTTCGCGTTCTCGACCAGGGCGATCGGGTCGGAGCCGTCATCTTCGGAGACGGCCACGTTTCAGAGTTTCGCCCCAAACGGGGACGGACGGCGGTCAACCGGTTCCTGACGGCACTTGATCGCGCCAACCGTATGCTTCACGCCGAGGCGCCGCGCGCCGACCATCCGCTGTTCCTGAACCAGCCACTTGCCTCGGTCGCCCGCATCGCCCGCCGGGACCATCTGGTTATCGTGATCAGCGACTTCGACGGTCTCGACGCGCGGACCGGAAAGCTCGTTGGCACCATCGCCAGGCACAATGATGTCATCCTGTGTCCGGTCACCGACCCGATCTCCGAAGATGTGCCCAGGAACATGAAGCTTGTCGTTTCCGATGGCGAACTTCAGGTCGAACTTGATACGGGCACGACGGACACCTATCGAAAGCTGTCGGACTTCGCTTCGGGCCGCATTGCGGAAATCCTGAAGTGGCAACAGAAATACGGAACGCCCGTCCTGCCGCTCAGCGCCGGCAGTGATACGGTTGAGCAGATGCGCCGCCTCATGGGCCTTCGGTCCAGGCCTCGGGAAGCCGCCGATGAATGA
- a CDS encoding MoxR family ATPase has product MSEALQQAQKLKERMQRAIVGQEDVIDRLIIGLLANGNLLVEGLPGLAKTRAIKAMAKNMEADFSRIQFTPDLLPSDVTGTEVYHQSGGTGTFRFEKGPIFANIVLADEINRAPAKVQAALLEAMEERQVTVSGKTHKMEPLFMVMATQNPVEQEGTYPLPEAQMDRFLMHVLITYPPVEDEIEIIRLVRGEETAALGARTGDDGGKTAPAPIEQEAIFQARSEIASIHVSEASERYMADLVQATRTPDRFSADLGRWIEIGASPRASLALDKCSRTHAWLQERDYVDPLDIRAIAHDVLRHRLSLSFEADGDGISPDKVVDEIVAQVALT; this is encoded by the coding sequence ATGTCAGAAGCACTTCAACAGGCGCAAAAACTCAAGGAGCGCATGCAGCGCGCGATTGTCGGACAGGAAGATGTCATCGACCGTCTGATCATCGGGTTGCTTGCGAACGGCAATCTGCTGGTCGAGGGGTTGCCGGGGCTGGCCAAGACGCGTGCGATCAAGGCGATGGCCAAGAACATGGAAGCGGATTTCAGCCGCATTCAGTTCACACCTGACCTGCTGCCGTCGGATGTGACCGGTACGGAGGTCTACCACCAGTCCGGCGGGACCGGGACGTTCCGTTTCGAAAAAGGCCCGATCTTTGCCAACATCGTCCTTGCGGACGAGATCAACCGGGCGCCTGCCAAGGTTCAGGCGGCTCTTCTGGAGGCCATGGAGGAACGCCAGGTAACGGTCAGCGGAAAGACCCACAAGATGGAGCCACTGTTCATGGTCATGGCGACGCAAAACCCGGTTGAACAGGAGGGCACCTATCCGCTGCCCGAGGCGCAGATGGACAGGTTCCTGATGCATGTGCTGATCACCTATCCGCCGGTGGAGGACGAAATCGAGATCATCCGACTGGTGCGCGGTGAAGAAACGGCGGCACTTGGGGCCAGAACCGGTGACGATGGCGGGAAAACCGCGCCTGCCCCGATCGAACAGGAAGCGATATTCCAGGCGCGGTCCGAGATTGCCTCGATCCACGTGTCCGAGGCAAGCGAACGCTACATGGCGGATCTGGTCCAGGCGACACGGACCCCTGACAGGTTCTCCGCAGATCTCGGGCGCTGGATCGAAATCGGTGCGAGCCCGAGAGCCTCGCTCGCTCTCGACAAGTGCAGCCGCACGCATGCCTGGCTGCAGGAACGCGACTACGTCGATCCGCTCGATATCCGGGCCATTGCGCATGATGTGCTGCGCCATCGCCTGAGCCTGAGTTTCGAGGCCGACGGGGACGGTATTTCCCCGGACAAGGTCGTCGACGAAATCGTGGCTCAGGTCGCGTTGACGTGA